The Pieris brassicae chromosome 6, ilPieBrab1.1, whole genome shotgun sequence genome window below encodes:
- the LOC123711078 gene encoding uncharacterized protein LOC123711078, which yields MSTKGIADVIRSEVNIFIEDEKEKRFNDNKNLEEQKHKETKERKNTVQINDQVKDLEKGVSEKSVKSRDGRKSKSSIGRQTLWIQFFGYGEGAGGGGGNDQPNFTYDPESRNYFVKFVFMILFVMLLVTIGIVALVLNTPDVKEFFENNYFMCLMISLGIIISISLLMMCSECSRRPPCNFVCLFIAVIGMSFVVVTMTCRVRTNLIFNAVIATAAVVLVCVLLACSSFDFTKWYLYVVVIAMAFAAVATIISISMLVMNIHYKPIQMVILLIGTIINCVVLIMELQTILGGRAVEIGESDYALAAFMLYTSIIELFLKILHLMDMSDD from the exons ATGAGTACAAAAGGGATTGCTGATGTTATACGGAGTgaggtaaacatttttattgaagaTGAAAAAGAGAAAagatttaatgataataaaaatttggaaGAGCAAAAACATAAAGAAACTAAGGAAAGAAAAAACACGGTACAAATTAATGATCAAGTAAAAGATCTCGAGAAAGGAGTCAGTGAGAAGAGTGTGAAAAGCAGAGATGGAAGGAAGAGTAAAAGTTCAATCGGTCGTCAAACGTTGTGGATTCAGTTTTTTG GGTATGGAGAAGGAGCTGGAGGTGGTGGCGGAAATGACCAACCAAATTTTACTTACGATCCTGAGAGTAGAAATTACTTTGTGAAATTTGTCTTcatgattttgtttgtgatGCTTTTGGTGACAATTGGTATTGTTGCCCTTGTCTTAAACAC GCCTGATGTTAAAGAATTCTTCGAGAACAATTATTTCATGTGTTTAATGATATCTCT TGGTATTATAATATCGATAAGTCTTTTGATGATGTGCAGCGAATGCTCCAGACGTCCGCCTTGCAACTTCGTATGTCTTTTTATAGCA GTTATTGGGATGAGTTTTGTGGTGGTTACGATGACATGTCGAGTGcgaacaaatttaatattcaatgcAGTTATTGCAACGGCCGCTGTTGTCTTAGTATGCGTGCTTTTGGCATGTTCTAgt TTCGACTTCACCAAATGGTACTTATATGTTGTGGTTATTGCTATGGCATTTGCAGCTGTGGCCACGATAATATCTATATCTATGTTGGTTATGAACATTCACTATAAGCCAATACAGATGGTAATACTTTTGATTGGAACTATAATAAACTGTGTG gTTCTCATAATGGAGCTACAAACGATTCTCGGTGGACGGGCCGTTGAAATTGGCGAGTCTGATTATGCGTTGGCGGCTTTTATGCTGTACACAAGTATCATTGAACTCTTCCTCAAGATCCTTCACTTAATGGATATGTCTGATGactga